From Humibacter ginsenosidimutans, a single genomic window includes:
- a CDS encoding DUF1992 domain-containing protein: protein MTEDPRLAAARHRVERAMRAEGHDPEDAAERGSQARGQSELERAAYVETVIQQAMRRGEFDDLPGAGKPLAGLGRPHDPDWWIRRKIEAERLSGLGPPALTLRVENAELNDRLDALWREVEVRDVLDDFNRRVIEARRQLLGGPPVVTPTRDVDEELRAWRWRRAEREAAEREAAERDRATAEQSKSARRPRRRRHG from the coding sequence ATGACCGAGGACCCGAGGCTGGCCGCTGCACGCCACCGTGTCGAGCGGGCGATGCGTGCGGAGGGTCACGACCCCGAGGACGCCGCCGAGCGCGGCTCGCAAGCGCGTGGGCAGAGCGAGCTCGAGCGTGCCGCCTACGTGGAGACCGTCATCCAGCAGGCGATGCGGCGCGGGGAATTCGACGACCTGCCGGGTGCGGGCAAGCCGCTCGCCGGCCTTGGCCGCCCACATGATCCTGACTGGTGGATCCGCCGCAAGATCGAGGCGGAGCGGCTCAGCGGCTTGGGTCCGCCCGCGCTGACGCTCCGCGTCGAGAACGCCGAGCTGAACGATCGCCTCGACGCGTTGTGGCGCGAAGTCGAGGTGCGCGACGTGCTCGACGACTTCAATCGGCGCGTCATCGAGGCGCGCAGACAACTGCTCGGCGGACCGCCGGTCGTCACCCCGACCCGCGACGTCGACGAGGAGCTGCGGGCCTGGCGCTGGCGGCGCGCCGAGCGCGAGGCAGCGGAACGCGAGGCAGCCGAACGGGACCGCGCGACGGCCGAGCAGTCGAAGTCTGCTCGCCGGCCCCGCCGACGACGGCACGGCTGA
- a CDS encoding siderophore-interacting protein, with the protein MPTREHVRHEMAIRRLSVSHVEQVTPSIVRVTFIGDALNDFSSPGPTDHVKVFFPDPANGKLTVPELRADGIHRPTDGVIISRDYTPRQFRPAPFGAAELDIDFVLHSPDHAHGNPTDPAGGGPASAWAAAAKPGDEVAIGGPRGSRLAPQDVTDAVLIADETALPSLTRWLDTLPESARITALIDAADEEVEPYLTEEQAARASVEWLYRIDGPGQLDEAVRSLTLPEGVYVWAAGEASTLIPVRRYLKQEAGLQPDQLDVQGYWKRGVVNRDHHEPLDPSDPD; encoded by the coding sequence ATGCCCACTCGCGAACACGTGCGCCACGAAATGGCGATCCGCCGCCTCTCGGTCTCCCATGTCGAGCAAGTGACACCCTCCATCGTGCGGGTCACGTTCATCGGCGATGCGCTCAACGACTTCTCCTCCCCCGGGCCGACCGACCACGTCAAGGTGTTCTTCCCCGACCCGGCGAACGGAAAGCTGACGGTGCCCGAGCTGCGGGCCGACGGCATCCACCGGCCCACCGACGGCGTGATCATCTCGCGCGACTACACGCCTCGGCAGTTCCGTCCGGCGCCGTTCGGCGCGGCGGAGCTCGACATCGACTTCGTGCTGCACTCACCCGACCACGCGCACGGCAATCCGACGGATCCAGCCGGCGGCGGTCCCGCCTCCGCCTGGGCCGCGGCGGCGAAGCCGGGCGACGAGGTCGCGATCGGCGGTCCGCGCGGTTCGCGGCTGGCGCCGCAGGACGTGACGGATGCCGTGCTCATCGCCGACGAGACCGCCCTGCCGTCGCTCACGCGCTGGCTCGACACCCTGCCGGAGTCCGCCCGCATCACGGCGCTCATCGACGCCGCCGACGAAGAGGTCGAGCCGTACCTGACCGAGGAGCAGGCTGCGCGGGCATCCGTGGAGTGGCTGTATCGCATCGACGGACCTGGCCAGCTCGACGAGGCGGTGCGGTCGCTCACGCTGCCGGAGGGGGTCTACGTGTGGGCCGCCGGTGAGGCGTCCACGCTCATCCCGGTGCGTCGATACCTCAAGCAGGAGGCGGGGCTGCAGCCCGATCAGCTCGACGTGCAGGGCTACTGGAAGCGCGGCGTGGTCAATCGCGACCACCACGAGCCACTCGATCCGTCGGATCCGGACTAG
- a CDS encoding nucleotidyltransferase domain-containing protein has protein sequence MNLSHPDYTLIGEDRARVLRRLSRLTEPSSGRGIHQQSGVNSLRTTQRILDDLVRLGIVDMQSFGSANAYEPNRDHVIWEVFATLQAIPGRIESHVAEIMKETIGDRALGTAVYGSFARGQAGAKSNLDVLIVWNDEPSPDEQTDMLHRTSERIKRLTGNDAQLFAITKEELDDLIAKDTPLIHYLRRDARGLTGVDVKHLLEGSHA, from the coding sequence ATGAACCTGTCGCATCCGGATTACACGCTGATCGGCGAAGATCGCGCTCGCGTCCTCCGCAGGCTGTCGCGGCTCACGGAGCCGTCGTCGGGACGGGGCATCCATCAGCAGAGCGGCGTCAACTCGTTGCGAACGACGCAGCGCATCCTCGACGACCTGGTGCGCCTCGGCATCGTCGACATGCAGTCGTTCGGCTCGGCCAACGCCTACGAACCGAATCGCGACCATGTCATCTGGGAGGTGTTCGCGACCCTTCAGGCCATTCCGGGCAGGATCGAGTCTCACGTCGCCGAGATCATGAAGGAGACCATCGGCGATCGGGCGCTCGGCACCGCGGTCTACGGGTCGTTCGCTCGCGGCCAGGCCGGCGCGAAGTCGAACCTCGACGTGCTGATCGTGTGGAACGACGAACCCTCGCCCGATGAGCAGACCGACATGCTGCACCGCACCTCGGAGCGCATCAAGCGGCTGACCGGCAACGACGCGCAGCTGTTCGCCATCACGAAGGAGGAGCTCGACGACCTGATCGCGAAAGACACTCCTCTCATCCACTATCTGCGGCGGGATGCCCGCGGCCTGACCGGCGTGGACGTCAAGCACCTGCTCGAGGGCAGCCACGCGTAA
- a CDS encoding GlxA family transcriptional regulator, with product MASRSGHPHRVAVLALGRALPMEIGMPFQIFEHLDGAYDVVLCGRTPGPVSTTAGWSVNATHGLDAVVAADTVIVPAFRNAEAGIPDDVAEALREAHRRGARMVSICTGAFALAAAGLLDGHRATTHWRYTDALACLYPRVTVDPDVLYVDEGDVITSAGVASGIDVCLYLLRVDHGSTAANAVARDIVAAPHRDGGQAQYIDRPTTAESRSVGLAATRAWALERLERPLTVGDLAAHAHASPRTFARSFVAETGATPLRWLNAARIDRARELLETTDLGIDRVADACGLGTAANLRTHFRRAMGVSPSDYRRTFAR from the coding sequence ATGGCTTCACGATCAGGTCATCCGCACCGCGTGGCAGTGCTCGCGCTCGGTCGGGCACTGCCGATGGAGATCGGCATGCCGTTCCAGATCTTCGAGCACCTCGACGGCGCGTACGACGTGGTGCTCTGCGGACGCACGCCAGGGCCGGTGTCGACGACGGCCGGCTGGTCGGTGAACGCGACGCACGGACTCGACGCCGTCGTCGCGGCCGACACCGTGATCGTGCCGGCGTTCCGCAACGCCGAGGCGGGCATCCCCGACGACGTCGCCGAGGCGTTGCGCGAGGCCCACCGGCGCGGCGCGCGCATGGTGTCGATCTGCACGGGCGCATTCGCGCTCGCCGCGGCCGGCCTGCTCGACGGCCACCGCGCGACGACCCACTGGCGGTACACGGATGCCCTTGCCTGCCTCTACCCGCGCGTCACGGTCGACCCCGATGTGCTGTACGTCGACGAGGGAGACGTGATCACGTCGGCAGGTGTCGCAAGCGGAATCGACGTCTGCCTCTATCTCCTGCGCGTCGACCACGGTTCGACGGCGGCGAATGCGGTGGCACGCGACATCGTGGCAGCACCGCATCGGGACGGCGGGCAGGCGCAGTACATCGACCGGCCGACCACTGCCGAGTCGCGCAGCGTCGGACTCGCCGCGACCAGGGCATGGGCGCTGGAGCGACTCGAGCGGCCGCTGACGGTGGGCGACCTCGCGGCGCACGCGCACGCATCCCCTCGCACGTTCGCCAGAAGCTTCGTGGCCGAGACCGGCGCGACCCCGCTCAGGTGGCTGAACGCCGCGCGCATCGACAGGGCACGGGAGCTGCTGGAGACGACCGATCTGGGCATCGACCGCGTGGCCGACGCGTGCGGTCTCGGCACGGCGGCCAATCTGCGCACTCATTTCCGCCGGGCGATGGGCGTGAGTCCGAGCGACTACCGGCGCACGTTCGCACGGTGA
- a CDS encoding MFS transporter, whose protein sequence is MTTTTITTDAAPHLRIARRLAPAQALYIFGSSVDLTLTGIVGARLAPTTALATLPYSLIPIAAVASTFLFSRLIGRVGYRAVFTGAACVAVVAGIVSALAVQLDVFWLFCVGTGLIGVYSAGAGYYRYAAADASGAQRARAVTTVLAGGLIAALLGPFLATWVSGLLPVVFVASYLLVALFGALAAVWNALLPAELARQGRTVTARPTGAAPQVAPRTRRVLWRQPLLLAGVAATSFAAFSMTSMMTAGPIAGMAMGHSEADAAFAVQLHMIGMFAPGFVIARVIGRLGERAVAIVGAMLVIVAGAAASSTAEWAFLTSMFAVGVGWNLAFSGGSALITDAYLASERGRVQPVAEVITNGFQVIGSLSAGVLATVPGWRMLGIGLIVLSIVVSIGVAAVRRTVRADTAG, encoded by the coding sequence GTGACCACGACCACCATCACGACGGATGCCGCACCCCACTTGCGTATCGCCCGTCGCCTCGCCCCCGCCCAGGCCCTGTACATCTTCGGCAGTTCGGTCGACCTGACGCTCACCGGCATCGTCGGGGCGCGGCTCGCGCCGACCACGGCGCTGGCGACTCTGCCGTACAGCCTGATTCCCATCGCGGCCGTCGCCTCGACGTTCCTGTTCTCACGGCTGATCGGTCGCGTCGGCTACCGCGCCGTCTTCACCGGTGCCGCCTGCGTGGCCGTCGTGGCCGGAATCGTCTCGGCGCTCGCCGTGCAGCTCGACGTGTTCTGGCTGTTCTGCGTCGGCACCGGCCTCATCGGCGTCTACTCGGCCGGAGCCGGGTACTACCGTTACGCGGCGGCCGATGCGTCGGGTGCTCAGCGCGCCCGCGCGGTGACCACCGTGCTGGCGGGAGGGCTCATCGCCGCACTCCTCGGACCGTTCCTCGCCACGTGGGTGAGCGGCCTGCTGCCGGTCGTCTTCGTGGCGAGCTACCTGCTCGTCGCCCTGTTCGGCGCGCTCGCCGCAGTGTGGAACGCGTTGCTGCCCGCGGAACTCGCGCGACAGGGACGCACCGTGACGGCGCGACCGACGGGAGCGGCTCCGCAGGTCGCTCCCCGCACGCGCCGCGTGCTGTGGCGCCAACCGCTGTTGCTGGCCGGCGTCGCGGCGACGTCGTTCGCCGCGTTCTCGATGACGTCGATGATGACGGCCGGCCCGATCGCGGGCATGGCCATGGGCCACAGCGAGGCGGATGCCGCGTTCGCCGTGCAGCTGCACATGATCGGCATGTTCGCGCCCGGCTTCGTCATCGCGCGGGTCATCGGACGCCTGGGGGAGCGTGCGGTGGCGATCGTCGGCGCCATGCTCGTGATCGTCGCGGGAGCGGCGGCGAGCAGCACGGCAGAGTGGGCGTTCCTCACCTCGATGTTCGCGGTGGGAGTGGGCTGGAACCTCGCGTTCAGCGGCGGAAGCGCCCTGATCACCGACGCGTACCTGGCCTCAGAGCGGGGCCGGGTGCAGCCGGTCGCCGAGGTGATCACGAACGGGTTCCAGGTGATCGGCTCGCTCAGTGCGGGCGTGCTCGCCACCGTGCCGGGCTGGCGCATGCTCGGCATCGGTCTCATCGTGCTGTCGATCGTGGTCTCGATCGGAGTCGCCGCGGTGCGCCGTACGGTGCGTGCCGACACCGCCGGTTGA
- a CDS encoding proline dehydrogenase family protein, which translates to MAQDDGRRTSGGAPTPDDDLAQRAIDLVRAWLQASEARDAIPEASRRDPAAERLAGLLQDARGLDFAVGFVDGVARPHDVYAAAKSLHALGHGIPRFLPWYQRWAIALGGFVAPALPWVVIPIARRVLRSMVGHLIVDATPSRLGKALEKLRSGGAISGGASGARVRLNLNLLGEAVLGENEADARLAGTRELIERDDVDYVSIKVSSVASQLSMWAFEESVARVVQRLLPLYLYAAASPTPKFINLDMEEYHDLDLTIAVFKRLLGDQRLLGLEAGIVLQAYLPDALDALQDLTEWALSRRAAGGAPIKVRIVKGANLPMERVDAAVHGWHLATYDGKVHTDANYKRVLDWALTPEHTHAVKIGVAGHNLFDVAHAWLLARSRGVDDRIDFEMLLGMAAQQADAVANTVGGLLLYAPVVHPRHFDVAISYLMRRLQENAADEDFLSAAFELTDKPDLFEREKARFLSAVAELESDAGPRGLAPLPNRRQDRAREWVDSDPTTLFHPRPAPVDPAAEAQEEGLTAAVLGLERGSRGGFFPTTEVITPLEPEEAPPMTRREARLAETAPTPTQASESRRAADAVVDEKAFRNESDTDSALPSNRAWGRRILAAVSESTLGADTIAAARITDEGMLDSLLSTVQSTGAQWGSIPGSARAAALDRVGFALSANRDRLIEVMASETGKTIAEADPEVSEAIDFAHYYAALARELDTVQGATFVPSRLTVATPPWNFPVSIPAGSVLGPLAAGSGVVFKPAPQARRCAAVLAECIWEAGIPRELMALADVEEGPLGQALISDARVDRVILTGAYDTAKLFKSWRPDLPLLAETSGKNAIIVTPSADVDLAVADVVKSAFSNAGQKCSAASLVILVGSMGSSQRFLDQLADAAESVYVGWPEQPVTWMGPLIEPAQGKLSYALTELEPGEEWLVEPRRLDDTGRLWSPGIRTGVQPGSRFHQTEFFGPVLGVMRARTLEQALEWQNGVDYGLTAGLHSLDSDEIDFWLSAVEAGNLYVNRGITGAIVQRQPFGGWKHSSIGAGHKAGGPNYLFGLGSWVGDAGSSSSSLHLRGLDSRVSKLIESGQPSMSYEEFDLVRRSALSDAIAWANEFGVVRDAAGLGVERNLFRYRPARVDIRLSQGVGLPALLRVLAAATLVRGRFDVSTPEQLPRELREALHEVGATERVEADAVWLGRLSAAARRDPADPLLPDRVPERIRLIGGDAGAVARALGERIDVAVYSGAVTASGRVELLPFLKEQAISITNHRFGSPTTLTDGVI; encoded by the coding sequence ATGGCGCAGGACGACGGCCGCCGCACCTCAGGCGGAGCCCCCACCCCCGACGACGACCTGGCGCAGCGGGCCATCGACCTGGTTCGCGCGTGGCTGCAGGCATCAGAGGCGCGCGATGCCATCCCGGAGGCATCCAGGCGCGACCCGGCGGCCGAGCGACTTGCCGGGCTGCTGCAGGATGCGCGCGGGCTCGACTTCGCCGTCGGATTCGTCGACGGCGTGGCACGACCGCACGACGTCTACGCGGCGGCCAAGAGCCTGCACGCGCTGGGGCACGGCATCCCGCGCTTCCTGCCCTGGTACCAGCGCTGGGCCATCGCGCTCGGCGGGTTCGTGGCGCCGGCGTTGCCGTGGGTGGTCATCCCGATCGCGCGGCGCGTGCTGCGCTCCATGGTGGGGCATCTCATCGTGGATGCCACGCCGTCGCGGCTCGGCAAGGCCCTGGAGAAACTGCGCTCGGGCGGCGCGATCTCGGGCGGCGCATCCGGAGCCCGCGTGCGCCTCAACCTCAACCTGCTCGGTGAGGCGGTGCTGGGCGAGAACGAGGCGGACGCCCGACTCGCCGGAACCCGCGAGCTCATCGAGCGAGACGACGTGGACTACGTCTCCATCAAGGTGTCGAGCGTGGCCAGCCAGCTGTCGATGTGGGCCTTCGAGGAGTCGGTGGCACGCGTCGTGCAGAGGCTGCTCCCTCTCTACTTATATGCAGCGGCATCCCCGACGCCGAAGTTCATCAACCTCGACATGGAGGAGTACCACGACCTCGACCTCACGATCGCGGTCTTCAAGCGTCTGCTGGGCGACCAGCGTCTGCTCGGCCTCGAGGCCGGCATCGTGCTGCAGGCCTACCTGCCCGACGCGCTCGACGCCTTGCAAGACCTGACTGAGTGGGCTCTGAGCCGCAGGGCGGCGGGCGGCGCGCCGATCAAGGTGCGCATCGTGAAAGGCGCCAACCTGCCCATGGAACGGGTGGATGCCGCGGTGCACGGCTGGCACCTCGCGACCTACGACGGCAAGGTGCACACCGACGCCAACTACAAGCGCGTGCTCGACTGGGCGCTCACGCCGGAGCACACGCACGCGGTGAAGATCGGCGTGGCCGGCCACAACCTCTTCGATGTCGCGCACGCGTGGCTGCTGGCCCGAAGCCGCGGCGTCGACGACCGCATCGACTTCGAGATGCTGCTCGGCATGGCCGCCCAGCAGGCGGATGCCGTGGCCAACACCGTGGGCGGCCTGCTTCTGTATGCGCCGGTGGTGCACCCGCGGCACTTCGACGTGGCCATCTCCTATCTCATGCGCCGGCTGCAGGAGAACGCCGCAGACGAGGACTTCCTCTCCGCCGCCTTCGAACTCACCGACAAGCCCGACCTCTTCGAACGTGAGAAGGCCCGCTTCCTCTCCGCCGTCGCCGAGCTGGAATCGGATGCCGGCCCTCGCGGCCTCGCACCCCTCCCGAACCGCAGGCAGGACCGCGCGCGCGAGTGGGTGGACTCCGACCCGACGACGCTGTTCCACCCGCGCCCCGCACCCGTCGATCCGGCGGCCGAGGCGCAGGAGGAGGGACTCACCGCCGCGGTGCTCGGGCTCGAGCGCGGATCTCGTGGTGGCTTCTTCCCGACCACCGAGGTGATCACTCCCTTGGAGCCCGAAGAGGCACCGCCCATGACTCGCCGCGAGGCGCGGCTCGCCGAGACGGCTCCCACGCCGACCCAGGCATCCGAATCGCGGCGGGCGGCGGACGCCGTCGTCGACGAGAAGGCCTTCCGCAACGAGTCGGACACCGACTCCGCCCTGCCGTCGAACCGCGCGTGGGGCAGGCGCATCCTCGCCGCCGTCAGCGAGTCGACGCTCGGCGCCGACACGATCGCCGCGGCGCGCATCACCGACGAGGGGATGCTCGACTCCCTTCTGAGCACCGTGCAGTCCACCGGCGCACAATGGGGCTCCATTCCCGGCAGTGCCCGCGCCGCGGCCCTCGACAGGGTCGGCTTCGCACTCTCCGCCAACCGTGACCGCCTGATCGAGGTGATGGCCTCCGAGACGGGCAAGACGATCGCTGAGGCAGACCCCGAGGTGAGCGAGGCGATCGACTTCGCGCACTACTACGCCGCACTCGCCCGCGAGCTCGACACCGTGCAGGGTGCGACGTTCGTGCCGTCTCGGCTCACCGTGGCGACGCCGCCGTGGAACTTCCCGGTGTCGATCCCCGCCGGCAGCGTGCTCGGCCCGCTCGCAGCAGGCAGCGGTGTGGTGTTCAAGCCGGCGCCCCAGGCCAGGCGATGCGCCGCCGTGCTGGCCGAGTGCATCTGGGAGGCGGGGATCCCGCGTGAGCTGATGGCGCTCGCCGATGTGGAAGAGGGACCGCTCGGGCAGGCACTCATCTCCGATGCCCGAGTGGACCGGGTCATCCTCACCGGCGCGTACGACACGGCGAAGCTGTTCAAGAGCTGGCGTCCTGATCTGCCCTTGCTGGCCGAGACGAGCGGCAAGAACGCCATCATCGTCACGCCCAGCGCCGACGTCGACCTCGCCGTCGCCGACGTGGTGAAGAGCGCGTTCTCCAATGCCGGGCAGAAGTGCTCGGCCGCCAGCCTCGTCATCCTGGTCGGGTCGATGGGGTCGTCGCAGCGTTTTCTCGACCAGCTCGCCGACGCCGCGGAGAGCGTGTACGTCGGCTGGCCGGAGCAGCCGGTCACCTGGATGGGGCCGCTCATCGAGCCGGCTCAGGGCAAGCTGTCCTACGCGCTCACCGAGCTCGAGCCGGGCGAGGAGTGGCTGGTCGAGCCGCGCAGGCTCGACGACACAGGCAGACTGTGGTCGCCCGGAATCCGCACCGGCGTGCAGCCGGGATCGCGTTTTCACCAGACGGAGTTCTTCGGACCGGTGCTCGGCGTCATGCGGGCGCGCACGCTCGAACAGGCTCTCGAGTGGCAGAACGGCGTCGACTACGGCCTGACCGCCGGCCTGCACTCGCTCGACTCCGACGAGATCGACTTCTGGCTCTCCGCGGTCGAGGCGGGAAACCTCTACGTCAACCGCGGCATCACCGGGGCCATCGTGCAGCGGCAGCCGTTCGGCGGCTGGAAGCACTCGTCGATCGGGGCCGGCCACAAGGCGGGCGGCCCGAACTACCTCTTCGGTCTCGGCAGCTGGGTGGGCGATGCCGGCTCGTCCAGTTCGAGCCTTCACCTGCGCGGTCTCGACTCCCGGGTCTCGAAACTCATCGAGTCGGGCCAGCCGTCGATGAGCTACGAGGAGTTCGACCTCGTGCGCCGCTCCGCGCTGAGCGACGCGATCGCATGGGCGAACGAGTTCGGCGTCGTGCGCGATGCCGCCGGCCTCGGCGTGGAGCGCAACCTGTTCCGGTACCGCCCCGCGCGGGTGGACATCCGGCTGAGTCAGGGCGTCGGACTGCCCGCGCTGCTGCGCGTTCTCGCGGCGGCCACGCTCGTGCGCGGACGTTTCGACGTCAGCACTCCTGAGCAGCTGCCGCGGGAGCTGCGGGAGGCGCTGCACGAAGTGGGCGCGACAGAGCGGGTCGAAGCCGATGCGGTCTGGCTCGGCAGGCTCTCGGCCGCCGCGCGCAGAGACCCAGCCGACCCGTTGCTGCCCGACCGGGTGCCGGAACGCATCCGCCTCATCGGCGGGGATGCGGGCGCCGTCGCCAGAGCACTCGGCGAACGGATCGACGTCGCGGTGTATTCGGGGGCGGTGACGGCATCCGGTCGGGTCGAGCTGCTGCCGTTCCTCAAGGAGCAGGCCATCTCGATCACGAACCACCGCTTCGGCAGCCCGACGACGCTGACCGACGGGGTGATCTGA
- a CDS encoding alpha/beta fold hydrolase encodes MPEAPLLHHLEYGTGDRVAVLMHGMQGSAESWWRVAPRLADSGYRVLALDMPGHGESPRDPQLTIDGAADMVTRTVASLTDRPPALAIGFSMGGQVLAAAAERMRPGRAVYVDSPFTARGGWDRDEVLADYEASKRARTYDYLRSSRQHYSDTDCEVEARAAERFDPATWAGVSAGPGGRWMPAPGSLVIRADPSEYVSDELAAALRADGVEVVDIPGAAHSVWYSHYNEFMAALEPVLAA; translated from the coding sequence ATGCCCGAAGCGCCCCTCCTGCACCACCTCGAGTACGGAACAGGCGACCGCGTCGCGGTGCTGATGCACGGAATGCAGGGTTCCGCGGAAAGCTGGTGGCGCGTGGCGCCTCGTCTGGCCGACTCCGGCTATCGCGTGCTCGCGCTCGACATGCCGGGCCACGGCGAGTCGCCGCGCGACCCGCAGCTGACCATCGACGGTGCGGCCGACATGGTGACCCGCACCGTGGCATCCCTCACCGATCGCCCGCCCGCACTCGCCATCGGCTTCTCGATGGGCGGCCAGGTGCTCGCCGCGGCGGCGGAGCGGATGCGTCCCGGTCGCGCCGTGTACGTCGACTCGCCGTTCACCGCGCGCGGCGGGTGGGACCGCGACGAGGTGCTCGCCGACTATGAAGCCTCCAAACGCGCGCGAACCTACGACTACCTGCGCTCGTCCCGTCAGCACTACAGCGACACCGACTGCGAGGTCGAGGCTCGCGCCGCCGAGCGCTTCGACCCCGCGACGTGGGCTGGGGTGTCGGCCGGGCCGGGTGGACGGTGGATGCCCGCACCCGGCTCACTCGTCATCCGCGCCGACCCGAGCGAGTACGTCAGCGACGAGCTTGCCGCCGCGTTGCGTGCAGACGGCGTCGAGGTGGTCGACATCCCCGGCGCCGCGCACTCGGTCTGGTACAGCCACTACAACGAATTCATGGCGGCGCTGGAGCCCGTGCTGGCGGCCTGA
- a CDS encoding C40 family peptidase: MRLLTQTYDTLNTTISGIRPAVVRGCSTVAAGIRWALPTRGAGAHVAPVSRRPSKRAMTLAVAGVSFGLIASLTTALPGYAAHAEPLKATTVAATSHQSKAQVQRVALRSEIVAAASRGDVQKLDVSTQAAAQTVQTDTYGAVDVVADLQQKYGITHAMALQLFSTDRPAARAAIVATALSYLGTPYVLGGASHSGIDCSGLTMVAYAAAGVSLAHYVPTQDAAGTPISAAAARPGDLVVFDDEDHVGIYMGNGQVLHAPTEGRDVELDSLSTWSGIAYHFTRLI, from the coding sequence ATGCGCTTACTCACCCAGACGTACGACACCCTCAACACCACGATCAGCGGTATCCGTCCCGCCGTCGTCCGCGGTTGCTCGACCGTGGCCGCGGGCATTCGCTGGGCCCTCCCGACCCGAGGTGCGGGAGCCCACGTGGCGCCCGTCTCGCGACGCCCGAGCAAGAGGGCGATGACGCTGGCGGTCGCCGGCGTCTCGTTCGGCCTCATTGCCAGCCTCACCACGGCGCTGCCCGGATATGCGGCGCACGCGGAGCCGCTGAAGGCGACAACGGTCGCCGCGACGTCGCACCAGAGCAAGGCGCAGGTGCAGCGGGTCGCGCTGCGCTCTGAGATCGTCGCTGCGGCATCCCGAGGCGACGTGCAGAAGCTGGATGTCTCGACGCAGGCCGCCGCTCAGACCGTGCAGACCGACACGTACGGCGCCGTCGACGTCGTGGCCGACCTGCAGCAGAAGTACGGCATCACGCACGCCATGGCGCTGCAGCTCTTCTCCACGGACAGGCCGGCGGCCCGTGCCGCCATCGTCGCGACTGCGCTCAGCTACCTCGGCACGCCGTACGTGCTCGGCGGCGCCTCGCACAGCGGCATCGACTGCTCGGGGTTGACGATGGTCGCCTACGCGGCCGCCGGCGTGAGCCTGGCCCACTACGTGCCGACCCAGGATGCGGCGGGCACGCCGATCTCCGCAGCAGCAGCCCGTCCTGGCGACCTCGTCGTGTTCGATGACGAGGACCACGTCGGCATCTACATGGGCAACGGCCAGGTGCTGCACGCACCCACCGAGGGACGCGACGTCGAGCTCGACTCGCTCAGCACGTGGTCGGGCATCGCCTACCACTTCACCCGCCTGATCTGA